From Plasmodium chabaudi chabaudi strain AS genome assembly, chromosome: 12, the proteins below share one genomic window:
- a CDS encoding merozoite surface protein MSA180, putative (term=annotation;date=20150821;qualifier=added_GO:0005737;qualifier=added_literature=pmid:26292257;curatorName=ucb@sanger.ac.uk;~term=annotation;date=20170330;qualifier=removed_product=conserved Plasmodium protein, unknown function;qualifier=added_product=merozoite surface protein msa180, putative;qualifier=added_literature=pmid:28351409;qualifier=added_GO:0009986;qualifier=added_gene_name=msa180;curatorName=ucb@sanger.ac.uk;~;query 1-4; ~;query 5-24; ~;query 25-1244; ~tmhmm; query 1-1245) encodes MVKIFSFFFVILYFFLISGHNAIHNDQDSTKKAILLALLKNKFIDKKEYRKYDDINNALQYIKNSELNISEINKFENFLSYLLKHHNINATFNDVDTKILYLSGVLNSIYVDLDLLDKDYVDTYFNNNYEQSSNIIKLILRSKVVTPEYINTPSEEGTYEQVNSNLLDEKHEEIHENLEENKKDEHETDEENKIEDQIFDNNEEHKIENLSEEINKINDNIYSFIGKINDEHKMANMENYIKDYPILDDVKTKHPKDNIIINIYNTYFGYVDPNAVENPRKFPNGHPYIGNLNLQIGNNILKDANELNTKFNEKNNYIAYNENKDDIQGFDNKNFKDYNSDNLQNKVLNNEKGYDENIDNKIEDYNNDLYAKGEDEPLTFQYTYENPYYMFALRNTSPNKDKDNDSTSDVNNDNNNENMNEQDNKIDTNNSKDDVNALSDSSRSSNAQKMKLLNDSDDQNDIILNILPNSSENRPVYKRKEFKANKMKTKTDTIDNETLDTIQNSMYVKIGQNGSNNFLSFFEFRELSLNKNFKNLLLFIDYLKIFNTTEAIIFIEKLTQLICLSYCMTITDTLELSNSDMLLYDGMTILFSEKSVDVKINNKIHHIKPQYFKNILALLNINKKTIPLVCPCKSYTNTILSYFKNYGSNARCSFHHYNKPSYLEEFSPYYVLGQLISMQEKFPFIKKNGRTESKLQFNENEESDIYSSIFYHNYRHSQSIKKRKSNTSNKVNNFIDEEKDGINVYYNSSLININDTTDISNVFIDEIKSKVSRINSYKIGKQVFTTYGNYGKDDHDLELKDTIYDPNSSRSKRLNNYANNKNEKTKNDSNKTKKIVQSQLTTNKDDNVSNVEYSSLTNGDDEKDKLMMEFLKLANSTKSKNDVQNVHDKKETETNINKVINAKHLVQFFKGTEIWKPITYCQNIANINRALNNIKYKETITFVEDFNQNQVVLYFSDNAKIPIKISIDYFIFLLEKVSLVNYVEDLCNNFNLKVSSTNNSADSNISSVLSIRLFLEKSIATFGDQFLQRNKYANELYNISTPNMFSSKRDIILKKESYNNIVFNEKDIFDIFSLYLEEVITEKMIEEKFFTPFAFIIHKEDIAAHGKSTLHIYNNENIKRSNKGAINKYMFFGYKNIINNMSDFYSDIMPKVPIKENNLKEYTLVIYSDNPSMTNIVIKTTINVLNIAFLLSILEVVLDTKAEQQFFSYEKKFFPLNSFIILNDDINHLFFNYMPNENGSEYQL; translated from the coding sequence atggtgaaaatattttcttttttttttgttatattatattttttcttaatttcTGGACATAATGCAATTCATAACGATCAAGATAGTACGAAAAAAGCTATCTTATTAgctttattaaaaaataaattcattgataaaaaggagtatagaaaatatgatgatataaataatgcacttcaatatataaaaaattcagaATTGAATATAAGCGAGATTAATAAATTCGAAAactttttatcatatttattaaaacatcACAATATAAATGCTACATTTAATGATGTAGACactaaaatattgtatttgTCTGGTGTACTCAATAGTATTTATGTTGACTTGGATTTATTGGACAAAGATTATGTAGacacatattttaataataactaTGAGCAATCTtctaatataattaaattaattttacgAAGTAAAGTAGTGACTCcagaatatataaacaccCCATCTGAAGAAGGAACTTATGAACAAGTCAATAGCAATTTGCTTGATGAGAAGCATGAGGAAATACATGAAAATTTagaagaaaacaaaaaggaTGAGCATGAAACTGATGAGGAAAACAAAATCGAAGATCAAATATTTGATAACAATGAAGAAcataaaatagaaaatttaagtgaagaaataaataaaattaatgataatatcTATAGTTTTATtggaaaaattaatgatgAACATAAAATGGCTaatatggaaaattatattaaagaCTATCCTATATTAGACGATGTTAAAACAAAACATCCAAAggataatattataataaatatttataacacATATTTTGGATATGTTGATCCCAATGCAGTAGAAAATCCACGAAAATTTCCAAATGGACATCCATACATTggtaatttaaatttacaaatcggtaataatatacttaAAGATGCAAATGAATTgaatacaaaatttaatgaaaaaaataattatattgcatataatgaaaataaagatgatATCCAAGGCTTTGATAACAAAAATTTCAAGGATTACAACAGTGACAATctacaaaataaagtattaaataatgaaaagggttatgatgaaaatatagataataaGATTGAggattataataatgatttatATGCAAAAGGTGAAGATGAGCCATTAACATTTCAATACACATATGAAAATCCATATTACATGTTTGCTTTACGTAATACCTCACCGAATAAAGATAAGGACAACGACAGCACTTCTGatgtaaataatgataataacaacgaaaatatgaatgaaCAAGATAATAAGATAGATACAAACAATTCAAAAGATGATGTTAATGCTTTATCCGATAGTTCAAGATCATCAAATGcccaaaaaatgaaattgtTAAATGATAGTGATGatcaaaatgatataatcCTAAATATCTTACCAAATAGTAGTGAAAATAGACCTGTAtacaaaagaaaagaattcaaagcaaacaaaatgaaaacaaaaacgGATACTATCGATAATGAGACTTTGGATACAATCCAAAATAGTATGTATGTTAAGATTGGACAAAATGGGtcaaacaattttttaagctTTTTTGAATTTAGAGAGTTAtcattaaacaaaaattttaaaaatttattattatttatcgattatttaaaaatattcaatacAACTGAagctattatatttatagaaaaGCTTACTCAATTAATTTGTCTATCCTATTGTATGACAATAACTGATACATTAGAGTTATCAAATAGTGACATGTTATTATATGACGGTATGACTATATTATTTAGCGAAAAAAGTGTagatgtaaaaataaataataaaatacatcATATTAAACcacaatattttaaaaatatattagctttattaaatataaataaaaaaacaataccTTTAGTATGCCCATGCAAATCTTATACCAATACCATACTTagctattttaaaaattatggatCAAATGCAAGATGCTCTTTTCACCATTATAATAAGCCATCATATTTAGAAGAATTTTCTCCATATTACGTTTTAGGCCAATTAATTTCGATGCAAGAAAAATTtccttttattaaaaaaaacggaCGAACAGAATCAAAATTAcaatttaatgaaaatgaagaatCAGACATTTATAGcagtattttttatcataattatagACACTCCCAatctattaaaaaaagaaaatcaaACACATCTAATAaagttaataattttattgatgAAGAGAAAGATGGTATTaatgtttattataattctagcttaataaatattaatgataCAACTGATATAAGTAATGTATTTATTGACGAAATTAAATCAAAAGTATCTCGTATAAATTCTTATAAAATAGGTAAACAAGTTTTCACTACTTATGGTAACTATGGAAAAGATGATCATGATTTGGAATTAAAAGACACAATATATGACCCCAATTCTTCACGTTCAAAGAGACTTAATAATTAtgctaataataaaaatgaaaaaactAAGAATGATTCAAacaaaactaaaaaaattgtacaATCACAATTAACGACAAATAAGGATGACAATGTTAGTAATGTTGAATATTCATCTTTGACTAATGGAgatgatgaaaaagataAGCTCATGATGGAATTCTTAAAGTTAGCAAATTCTACGAAATCTAAAAATGATGTGCAAAATGTGCATGATAAGAAGGAAACtgaaacaaatataaacaaagtAATAAATGCCAAACATTTggtacaattttttaaaggcACAGAAATATGGAAACCAATTACTTATTGCCAAAATAtagcaaatataaatagagctcttaataatataaaatacaagGAAACTATTACATTTGTAGAAGATTTTAATCAAAATCAAGTGGTTCTTTACTTTTCTGATAATGCTAAAATTCCAATTAAGATAAGTAtagattattttatatttttattagaaAAAGTATCATTAGTAAATTATGTTGAAGActtatgtaataattttaatttaaaagtaAGCTCAACAAATAATAGTGCAGATTCAAATATATCTAGCGTTTTATCTATACgattatttttagaaaaaagtATAGCAACTTTTGGTGATCAATTTTTacaaagaaataaatatgcaaatgaattatataacatatCTACACCAAACATGTTTTCATCTAAAAGAgacataattttaaaaaaagaatcatataacaatattgtttttaatgaaaaggATATCTTTGATATATTCAGTTTATATTTGGAAGAAGTCATAACAGAAAAAATGATTGaagaaaaattttttactcCTTTTGCTTTTATAATTCATAAAGAGGACATAGCTGCACATGGAAAATCGacattacatatatataataatgaaaatataaaaagaagCAATAAAGGtgcaataaataaatatatgttttttggttacaaaaatattataaataatatgtccGATTTTTATAGCGATATAATGCCAAAGGTGcctataaaagaaaataatttgaaagAATACACATTAGTTATATATAGTGATAATCCATCTATGACAAATATAGTTATTAAAACAACAATTAATGTTCTCAATATAGCCTTTTTGTTAAGCATATTGGAAGTAGTATTAGATACAAAGGCAGAACAACAATTCTTttcatatgaaaaaaaattctttccattaaattcatttattattctaaATGACGATATTAATCATTTGttctttaattatatgcCCAATGAAAATGGTTCAGAATAccaattataa
- a CDS encoding male gamete fusion factor HAP2, putative (query 771-771;GPI_cleavage_site_score=1.2470001;~;query 1-11; ~;query 709-804; ~;query 12-29; ~;query 686-708; ~;query 30-685; ~tmhmm; query 1-805; ~pfam_scan;Pfam:PF10699.5; E()=7.8E-17;score=60.8;query 349-397;description=HAP2-GCS1;~iprscan;InterPro:IPR018928 : Generative cell specific-1, HAP2-GCS1;Pfam:PF10699; score=6.8E-17;query 349-397;description=Generative cell specific-1, HAP2-GCS1), with protein MRNNLINLRSKHIYKFIILLLFCIILKYYKWCDFKNKVFFIQLVYSFAKKSVCTSSSDDSTCHTVTFGELDVSNNSVVRLKVMRKGGKGYFLTIRRDYVTVSYYLKYVKDIPLEFREVIDIFNNHKFEQYTQEQIDKYTYACSVRKIEDIDKYDEKTPAKFHEYTRGEACRCQSYNYFKDDEFIKRAKLKCIYFNMLFTESATVYSRHCAFMDLMHFAVYDIEYPPIFNTTVNITIEEYYYNDVSSVLNNKSDLVTKEKKYQLNDSITEIRDDYFDLWLFLKGETHGKRTLVNLSNDYVVIPSSPIDNKDVIASDITRNCGLSQDSPLLKGCNYSNICDTMHPCLRKAMMLPKYMFDLSGKTCGKLGVSLNTWRKSEGNFCGSEAGYCISNNLKKYYDIHKSASIKDGVSLSKYKIKNVYNSEPQTKIYESYKLPNHLKDKVKNNNQTQIDENDFDNKIFYKPNVAAHTQFIDYKYNGNHSVEIKFETDALEVYEIRPVSIATITHVTIPNDCASTNSNSNECVLITHVWNSSKFVGSNFSCSITCTNKETGQLASHINPIAPVRAFIGPNKNYAFYFIIKFLINKEITTLCKAIIKDSNGKECSTEEFELQSKESVHTVETEVDETTEQVVVVEQHPSSPDIINPDAYACKCTINLLCYVINFKTCSNYYINLIKTLIGKFAIIAILIILAPALIPLLPFILNFFFLFISTILKLYQSIINTLGQFSIRNNDKHIVYKKKNHDMKTNHLSASSYSSLSDSSSIHSNNSVSSMRKNKKKFNIGNISSIVKQKKWNRKVKPKEPN; from the exons atgcgaaataatttgataaatttaagatcgaaacacatatataagtttattattttgttacttttttgtattattttaaagtaTTATAAATGGTGTgactttaaaaataaagttttttttattcaattaGTGTATTcttttgcaaaaaaaagtgtCTGTACTTCATCATCAGATGACTCAACATGCCATACAGTAACATTCGGTGAATTGGACGTTTCTAACAATTCG GTAGTAAGATTGAAAGTGATGAGAAAAGGAGGAAAAGGGTATTTCTTAACAATTCGAAGGGATTACGTAACTGTctcatattatttgaaatatgTAAAGGACATTCCTTTAGAATTTAGAGAAgttatagatatatttaataaccATAAATTTGAACAATACACACAAGAACAAAtagataaatatacatatgcatgtaGTGTACGTAAAATTGAAGATATAgataaatatgatgaaaaaactCCAGCTAAGTTTCATGAATATACACGAGGAGAAGCATGTAGATGTcaatcatataattattttaaagacgatgaatttataaaaagagcgaaattaaaatgtatttattttaatatgttaTTTACTGAATCAGCGACAGTATATAGTAGACATTGCGCTTTTATGGATTTAATGCATTTTGCAGTTTATGATATAGAATATCCACCAATATTTAATACAACTGTTAATATAACAATAGaagaatattattacaatgATGTATCAtctgttttaaataataaatcggATTTAGttacaaaagaaaaaaaatatcaattaAATGATAGTATAACAGAAATAAGAGatgattattttgatttatggttatttttaaaaggtGAAACACATGGGAAAAGAACCCTCGTTAATTTATCGAATGACTATGTTGTTATTCCATCATCACCTattgataataaagatGTTATAGCTAGTGATATAACAAGAAACTGTGGACTGTCACAAGATTCACCATTATTAAAAGGATGtaattattcaaatatatgCGATACAATGCATCCATGTTTACGAAAAGCTATGATGCTaccaaaatatatgtttgaTTTAAGTGGTAAAACATGTGGAAAATTAGGTGTATCTTTAAATACTTGGAGGAAATCAGAAGGAAATTTTTGTGGATCAGAAGCTGGATATTGTATATCAAATAatctcaaaaaatattatgatatcCATAAATCTGCATCTATAAAAGATGGCGTTTCTCTTTCaaagtataaaataaaaaatgtatacaaTTCTGAACCACAAACTAAGATATATGAATCCTATAAACTGCCTAATCATTTAAAAGACaaagttaaaaataataaccaAACACAAAtagatgaaaatgattttgataataaaattttttataaaccaAATGTAGCTGCACATACCCAATTCATTgattacaaatataatggAAATCATAGtgtagaaataaaatttgaaacAGATGCTTTAGAAGTATATGAAATAAGACCGGTTTCCATTGCAACTATTACACATGTTACTATACCAAATGATTGTGCATCTACTAATTCGAATTCAAATGAATGTGTTCTTATTACTCATGTGTGGAATAGTAGTAAATTTGTAGGTTCAAATTTCTCTTGCTCAATTACATGCACAAATAAAGAAACTGGTCAATTGGCTAGTCACATTAACCCTATCGCACCAGTGCGTGCATTTATTGGACCAAATAAAAACTatgctttttattttataataaaattcctAATCAATAAAGAAATTACAACATTGTGCAAAGCCATTATAAAAGATTCCAATGGAAAAGAATGCTCTACAGAAGAATTCGAATTACAATCAAAAGAGAGTGTGCATACAGTTGAGACAGAAGTAGATGAAACAACAGAGCAAGTAGTAGTAGTAGAACAACATCCATCGTCACCTGATATTATAAATCCTGATGCATATGCATGTAAATGTactattaatttattatgttatgtaattaattttaaaacatgttctaattattatataaatttaattaaaaccCTAATTGGGAAATTTGCTATTATAgctatattaattatattagcACCAGCCTTAATACCTCTTCtaccatttattttaaatttcttttttctttttatatctactatacttaaattatatcaatctattataaatacattagGACAATTCAGCATAcgaaataatgataaacatattgtttataaaaaaaaaaatcatgaCATGAAAACCAACCATCTATCTGCTTCTTCCTATTCGTCACTATCTGATTCAAGCAGTATACACTCCAATAATTCAGTATCTTCGatgagaaaaaataaaaaaaaattcaatatAGGTAATATATCCAGCAttgtaaaacaaaaaaaatggaatagaAAGGTTAAACCAAAAGAGCCCAATTGA